A single window of Dendropsophus ebraccatus isolate aDenEbr1 chromosome 5, aDenEbr1.pat, whole genome shotgun sequence DNA harbors:
- the IL22RA1 gene encoding interleukin-22 receptor subunit alpha-1 isoform X1 — translation MKTTYVYLVFNLISVQICQSCQNFSKYNVNFNATNFEYILHWSKHDLAPDALFIVQYKRYGQQEWFPLPDCQNITRVYCYLTKAITGDDEDFMDNQYFGRVRALSANCTSDWVISKRLNPRADTYLILPKLNYTSRVSSITILVPTPYIPILGKDKRPVTVEELYKNDTFEYHLNFFNPEKQDTWQKTQKDGLFEVTGLSPDVEYDGNVYITIDNERRSNAHFFVVRTLPDYSLVILITSLVAVFVIALSAGLLLLSCKYVKQTVQTPISLVFQKSPTLPLLTLPKDKVIDSFTVGFRPAIFMQHYEQKHLEKSRNIWQEIPGNTQLQTYASQSHDASTPEQEYCPQKNASTSLSSVQYGKVFDMTPSNVTYVPTTTPNACSQVSYDVQGEFQKSTCQPFVDYDKDASNAFLDDPFKSNLFSFLLGEESNIVLNSLSPMGLISSVTVRDYGCFPAQMEQTEEHSPEIHLGFTSDQITEHNLQHSYLENGGISYILQSPVENPMTDTLERTTAYKQQCIL, via the exons ATGAAGACAACATATGTATACCTGGTTTTCAACTTGATTTCAG TCCAAATTTGTCAGAGCTGTCAGAACTTCTCTAAGTACAATGTGAACTTTAATGCAACAAATTTTGAATACATATTGCACTGGAGTAAACATGATTTGGCACCAGATGCATTATTCATCGTCCAATACAAACG ATATGGGCAACAGGAGTGGTTTCCGCTTCCCGACTGTCAAAACATAACTAGAGTCTACTGTTATCTTACGAAAGCAATAACTGGAGATGATGAAGACTTCATGGATAACCAGTACTTTGGGAGAGTCAGGGCACTTTCAGCAAACTGTACCTCTGACTGGGTCATATCAAAAAGACTGAACCCAAGAGCAGACA catatctaatATTACCAAAACTGAACTACACTTCACGTGTAAGTTCAATAACAATTCTTGTTCCAACTCCCTATATACCTATATTGGGTAAGGACAAACGTCCAGTAACAGTGGAAGAGCTTTACAAAAATGATACCTTTGAATACCATTTAAACTTTTTCAACCCTGAAAAACAAGACACA TGGCAAAAAACCCAGAAAGACGGATTATTTGAAGTGACTGGCTTGTCTCCTGACGTGGAATATGATGGAAATGTATACATTACGATTGATAATGAGAGGAGAAGCAATGCACATTTTTTTGTTGTGAGAACACTTCCAG ATTATTCTTTGGTGATCCTGATTACCAGTCTGGTCGCTGTTTTTGTCATTGCTTTGAGCGCCGGGTTATTATTGTTGAGCTGTAAATATGTAAAACAAACAGTCCAGACCCCCATCTCTCTA GTTTTCCAGAAATCCCCAACCTTGCCTCTACTGACCCTGCCAAAGGATAAAGTGATCGATTCCTTTACCGTTGGATTTCGTCCAGCTATATTTATGCAGCATTACGAGCAAAAGCATCTCGAGAAATCAAGAAACATTTGGCAAGAGATACCTGGGAACACCCAACTGCAAACATATGCAAGTCAGTCACATGATGCTTCTACACCAGAACAGGAATATTGCCCTCAGAAAAATGCTAGCACGTCACTCTCATCAGTACAATATGGTAAGGTGTTTGATATGACACCCAGCAATGTGACATATGTCCCAACCACTACACCAAATGCCTGCAGCCAAGTATCGTATGACGTCCAAGGAGAGTTCCAGAAAAGTACTTGTCAACCTTTTGTAGACTATGATAAGGACGCGTCCAATGCTTTTCTTGATGACCCCTTCAAATCCAATCTGTTCTCTTTTTTACTTGGCGAAGAGTCAAATATTGTTCTCAACAGCCTCTCTCCAATGGGATTAATATCAAGTGTTACAGTGAGAGATTACGGGTGTTTTCCTGCACAGATGGAACAAACTGAGGAACATTCACCAGAAATACACCTTGGTTTTACGAGTGACCAGATAACGGAACACAACTTGCAACACAGTTATTTGGAAAATGGCGGTATCTCGTATATTTTACAGAGTCCTGTGGAAAACCCTATGACAGATACTTTGGAGAGAACAACTGCATACAAACAGCAATGTATTCTGTAA
- the IL22RA1 gene encoding interleukin-22 receptor subunit alpha-1 isoform X2 — protein MDNQYFGRVRALSANCTSDWVISKRLNPRADTYLILPKLNYTSRVSSITILVPTPYIPILGKDKRPVTVEELYKNDTFEYHLNFFNPEKQDTWQKTQKDGLFEVTGLSPDVEYDGNVYITIDNERRSNAHFFVVRTLPDYSLVILITSLVAVFVIALSAGLLLLSCKYVKQTVQTPISLVFQKSPTLPLLTLPKDKVIDSFTVGFRPAIFMQHYEQKHLEKSRNIWQEIPGNTQLQTYASQSHDASTPEQEYCPQKNASTSLSSVQYGKVFDMTPSNVTYVPTTTPNACSQVSYDVQGEFQKSTCQPFVDYDKDASNAFLDDPFKSNLFSFLLGEESNIVLNSLSPMGLISSVTVRDYGCFPAQMEQTEEHSPEIHLGFTSDQITEHNLQHSYLENGGISYILQSPVENPMTDTLERTTAYKQQCIL, from the exons ATGGATAACCAGTACTTTGGGAGAGTCAGGGCACTTTCAGCAAACTGTACCTCTGACTGGGTCATATCAAAAAGACTGAACCCAAGAGCAGACA catatctaatATTACCAAAACTGAACTACACTTCACGTGTAAGTTCAATAACAATTCTTGTTCCAACTCCCTATATACCTATATTGGGTAAGGACAAACGTCCAGTAACAGTGGAAGAGCTTTACAAAAATGATACCTTTGAATACCATTTAAACTTTTTCAACCCTGAAAAACAAGACACA TGGCAAAAAACCCAGAAAGACGGATTATTTGAAGTGACTGGCTTGTCTCCTGACGTGGAATATGATGGAAATGTATACATTACGATTGATAATGAGAGGAGAAGCAATGCACATTTTTTTGTTGTGAGAACACTTCCAG ATTATTCTTTGGTGATCCTGATTACCAGTCTGGTCGCTGTTTTTGTCATTGCTTTGAGCGCCGGGTTATTATTGTTGAGCTGTAAATATGTAAAACAAACAGTCCAGACCCCCATCTCTCTA GTTTTCCAGAAATCCCCAACCTTGCCTCTACTGACCCTGCCAAAGGATAAAGTGATCGATTCCTTTACCGTTGGATTTCGTCCAGCTATATTTATGCAGCATTACGAGCAAAAGCATCTCGAGAAATCAAGAAACATTTGGCAAGAGATACCTGGGAACACCCAACTGCAAACATATGCAAGTCAGTCACATGATGCTTCTACACCAGAACAGGAATATTGCCCTCAGAAAAATGCTAGCACGTCACTCTCATCAGTACAATATGGTAAGGTGTTTGATATGACACCCAGCAATGTGACATATGTCCCAACCACTACACCAAATGCCTGCAGCCAAGTATCGTATGACGTCCAAGGAGAGTTCCAGAAAAGTACTTGTCAACCTTTTGTAGACTATGATAAGGACGCGTCCAATGCTTTTCTTGATGACCCCTTCAAATCCAATCTGTTCTCTTTTTTACTTGGCGAAGAGTCAAATATTGTTCTCAACAGCCTCTCTCCAATGGGATTAATATCAAGTGTTACAGTGAGAGATTACGGGTGTTTTCCTGCACAGATGGAACAAACTGAGGAACATTCACCAGAAATACACCTTGGTTTTACGAGTGACCAGATAACGGAACACAACTTGCAACACAGTTATTTGGAAAATGGCGGTATCTCGTATATTTTACAGAGTCCTGTGGAAAACCCTATGACAGATACTTTGGAGAGAACAACTGCATACAAACAGCAATGTATTCTGTAA